The Acidimicrobiia bacterium genome contains a region encoding:
- the gltX gene encoding glutamate--tRNA ligase, whose translation MTVRVRIAPSPTGFLHVGNVRSALFNWLFARHHNGKFLLRIDDTDVDRSEQQYEDDIKTGLRWLGLDWDEGVDAGGPHGSYRQSDRFDRYRAVVDDLIGAGHAYYDDRPPELLDELRNKAQKEGKHPNVYIRRPESEATSGVVRFSVPQNAPIQFLDLVRDEMRFEAGVVDDFVILRSNGTPTYHLASVVDDVDYEISHVIRGEDLLSSTPKHILLTRAMGADPATYAHLPLLFGPDGKKLSKRHGDTSLKAYRAGGYLPEAMFNYLSLLGWSYDSETTIFSVSQAVERFDLDGVSKNPAVFDVDKLQWMNGEYIRAIPAEDFAQRARPLVEAELGHPPSESEWSLFREMSPLLQERVRLITEVGEMSRFLFVDDVDFDEQSWSKVMSGETSALALSAAIRHLTDLGDWTVAAIEAALRAVLEETELNPRKGWQPLRVAVTGSQVSPPLFESMAALGRGSTLRRLSRALSLLGEEPEM comes from the coding sequence ATGACCGTCCGAGTTCGGATTGCTCCCTCGCCGACGGGGTTCCTGCACGTCGGCAACGTCCGTTCGGCCCTGTTCAACTGGCTGTTCGCTCGCCATCACAACGGCAAGTTCTTGCTGCGAATCGATGACACAGACGTCGATAGGAGCGAGCAGCAATACGAGGACGACATCAAGACCGGATTGCGGTGGCTGGGCCTCGATTGGGACGAAGGTGTTGACGCTGGAGGACCGCACGGCAGCTACCGCCAGTCGGATCGGTTCGATCGGTATCGCGCAGTAGTCGATGACTTGATCGGTGCCGGCCACGCCTACTACGACGACCGTCCGCCCGAACTCCTCGACGAACTCCGCAACAAGGCGCAGAAAGAAGGCAAACACCCCAACGTCTACATTCGTCGTCCCGAATCCGAAGCCACCTCAGGTGTTGTTCGCTTCTCGGTTCCACAGAACGCACCGATCCAGTTCCTGGACCTGGTGCGCGACGAAATGCGTTTCGAGGCGGGGGTCGTCGATGACTTCGTGATCCTTCGGTCGAACGGCACTCCGACCTACCACCTCGCGTCCGTCGTCGATGATGTCGACTACGAGATCAGCCATGTGATCAGGGGAGAAGACCTCCTCTCTTCGACCCCGAAACACATTCTCCTGACCCGGGCGATGGGCGCCGATCCGGCTACGTATGCACATCTGCCGCTGCTTTTCGGACCGGACGGGAAGAAACTGTCGAAACGTCATGGTGACACGTCTCTCAAGGCTTATCGTGCCGGCGGTTACCTGCCCGAGGCGATGTTCAACTACCTGAGCCTCCTCGGGTGGTCGTACGACTCCGAGACCACGATCTTTTCCGTGAGCCAGGCGGTCGAGCGGTTCGATCTCGACGGAGTGTCCAAGAATCCGGCGGTCTTCGATGTCGACAAGCTGCAATGGATGAACGGCGAGTACATCCGCGCCATTCCGGCCGAGGATTTCGCGCAGCGAGCCAGGCCGCTGGTCGAAGCCGAGCTCGGACACCCGCCCAGCGAGAGCGAATGGTCGCTGTTTCGCGAGATGTCGCCGCTCCTCCAGGAACGAGTTAGGCTCATCACCGAGGTAGGGGAGATGAGCCGGTTCCTGTTCGTCGATGATGTCGACTTCGATGAGCAGTCGTGGTCAAAGGTGATGAGCGGTGAGACATCCGCATTGGCGCTGTCGGCTGCGATCCGGCACTTGACGGACCTCGGAGATTGGACGGTTGCGGCTATCGAGGCGGCCTTGCGTGCAGTTCTGGAAGAGACCGAACTCAATCCTCGCAAGGGCTGGCAGCCTCTGCGGGTGGCCGTCACCGGGTCGCAAGTGTCGCCCCCGCTGTTTGAGTCTATGGCGGCACTGGGCAGGGGGAGCACGCTGCGCCGCCTCTCGCGTGCATTGAGTCTCCTGGGGGAAGAACCGGAGATGTAG
- a CDS encoding fumarylacetoacetate hydrolase family protein — MRIVRVRNDEGIVYGAVEPEGIRLYRGSPLFEWESTEVVAPFDSVQLLAPVFPTKVVAVGRNYADHAAEMGSGIPDAPILFLKPATSVIGPGAPIVIPPDSKEVHHEAEVAVVIGSVARNIAAEDAASVILGYTAANDVTARDIQRADGQWTRGKGYDTFCPLGPAIETEFDPLEGAEVICRVNGEIRQSGPTTDMVFGVAELIEYVSRVMTLLPGDVILTGTPSGVGPIVDGDVVEVEVESIGVLTNPVVRA; from the coding sequence ATGAGAATCGTACGTGTGCGAAACGACGAGGGCATCGTCTACGGGGCAGTCGAACCCGAAGGCATCCGTTTGTACAGGGGTTCTCCGCTGTTCGAGTGGGAGTCGACGGAGGTCGTTGCGCCCTTCGACTCGGTTCAACTCCTCGCGCCGGTCTTTCCGACGAAGGTGGTTGCGGTCGGCAGGAACTATGCCGACCACGCCGCCGAAATGGGATCCGGCATCCCCGATGCACCGATTCTCTTTCTGAAACCTGCGACATCTGTCATCGGCCCCGGAGCGCCGATCGTCATCCCGCCGGACTCGAAGGAAGTCCATCACGAGGCAGAAGTGGCCGTGGTCATCGGCAGCGTGGCGCGGAACATAGCTGCCGAGGATGCCGCCTCCGTCATTCTCGGGTACACGGCGGCCAACGACGTGACGGCGCGTGACATCCAGCGTGCGGACGGCCAATGGACCAGGGGCAAGGGTTACGACACGTTCTGCCCGCTCGGGCCGGCCATCGAGACCGAATTCGATCCGCTCGAGGGTGCCGAAGTCATCTGTCGCGTCAACGGTGAAATCAGGCAATCCGGGCCGACGACCGACATGGTTTTCGGGGTCGCGGAGCTGATCGAGTATGTATCGAGGGTCATGACGCTGCTGCCGGGTGATGTGATTCTCACCGGGACGCCGTCGGGGGTGGGACCGATCGTCGATGGAGATGTGGTTGAGGTCGAAGTCGAGTCGATCGGGGTGCTCACCAATCCGGTGGTGAGAGCATGA
- a CDS encoding PaaI family thioesterase, which translates to MEPYRYITGTVLPVPDREALLQVPTMHLPWCFGCGPDNREGLGLRPRFVDDRVEAEIRFAPRFQGGPGLVHGGAVSAFFDDLMGFVMMAHQRPAVTARLETNFLRPIPLGVTLRGQAWLSDQEGRKMWAEAVGEDEQGKRYVEAKALFLPVMAEHFADTMKYMDPGHAAKLSRYERDEYYP; encoded by the coding sequence ATGGAACCGTATCGTTACATCACGGGGACCGTGCTCCCCGTGCCCGATCGCGAGGCGCTCCTGCAAGTTCCGACCATGCATCTTCCCTGGTGCTTCGGTTGCGGCCCCGACAACCGCGAAGGGCTCGGCTTGCGCCCCCGGTTCGTCGATGATCGCGTAGAGGCCGAGATCCGGTTCGCTCCCCGATTTCAGGGAGGACCGGGTCTGGTTCACGGCGGTGCGGTCTCCGCTTTCTTTGACGATCTGATGGGATTTGTCATGATGGCGCATCAGCGGCCGGCCGTGACGGCCAGGCTGGAGACTAATTTCCTCAGGCCGATCCCCCTCGGCGTCACGTTGCGCGGGCAAGCCTGGTTGTCGGATCAGGAGGGCCGCAAGATGTGGGCAGAGGCGGTCGGTGAGGACGAACAAGGCAAACGCTATGTAGAAGCGAAGGCGCTGTTCTTGCCGGTGATGGCGGAGCACTTCGCGGACACGATGAAATACATGGACCCGGGGCACGCTGCCAAGCTCTCCAGGTACGAGAGAGACGAGTACTACCCATGA
- a CDS encoding branched-chain amino acid transaminase, giving the protein MEKSRFIWMDGEMVAWDDAQVHALSHGLHYGTGVFEGIRAYETAGGPGVFRLTEHMERLHRSAGAYGIPLQWSVGQLVEATRELVGVNALPSAYIRPLVSLGTGSLSLDPRTCSTVTVIAAWQWGAYLGDEGVKNGITVGVSSWRRFSESTLIANAKGTGGYLNSVQAKLEALRAGFDEAIMLNTDGLVAEGSGENLFLVRDGAVLTPPVTAGILDGITRRSIMRLLSDDGIEVKEASLSRSDLYYADEMFLTGTAAEVTPIRSVDHRQVGNGHPGPITLRAQDLFRQAVTGKLDAYLNWLDFV; this is encoded by the coding sequence ATGGAGAAATCGCGGTTCATATGGATGGACGGGGAGATGGTGGCTTGGGATGACGCGCAAGTGCATGCGCTCAGTCACGGACTCCACTACGGCACCGGGGTGTTTGAAGGGATCCGCGCCTACGAGACGGCCGGCGGCCCCGGTGTGTTCCGCCTGACCGAGCACATGGAACGGCTTCATCGGTCGGCGGGCGCCTACGGCATTCCACTCCAATGGTCGGTTGGACAACTGGTCGAGGCGACAAGGGAGTTGGTGGGGGTCAACGCTCTTCCCTCGGCATACATAAGGCCGCTGGTGTCGCTCGGAACGGGTTCGCTGAGCCTGGATCCGAGGACCTGTTCCACGGTTACGGTCATCGCCGCCTGGCAGTGGGGTGCGTACCTCGGCGACGAAGGGGTCAAGAACGGTATCACCGTGGGTGTTTCCTCCTGGAGGCGCTTCTCCGAGTCCACGCTGATCGCAAACGCCAAGGGAACGGGCGGATACTTGAACTCGGTGCAGGCGAAGCTCGAAGCTCTGCGCGCCGGTTTCGACGAGGCGATCATGTTGAACACCGACGGACTCGTTGCCGAGGGCAGCGGTGAGAACCTGTTCCTGGTTCGCGACGGCGCCGTCCTGACTCCGCCTGTGACGGCAGGGATTCTGGACGGGATCACCAGGCGTTCGATTATGCGACTTCTTTCAGATGACGGCATCGAAGTCAAGGAAGCCTCGCTATCGCGTAGCGACCTCTACTACGCAGACGAGATGTTCTTGACCGGGACCGCCGCAGAGGTGACTCCCATCCGGTCGGTCGACCATCGACAAGTCGGGAACGGGCACCCGGGCCCGATCACTCTGCGCGCCCAGGACTTGTTCCGGCAGGCGGTTACCGGCAAACTCGACGCGTACCTGAACTGGCTTGATTTCGTCTAG
- a CDS encoding S9 family peptidase: MQASDLARLAVPSDPQISPDGTRVAFVVSRPSFEQDRYNRSIWIWDGESARPFTHGPSDSNPRWSPDGEYLAFLRGGETAEQRPQAAVMPAGGGEGRTLTEIPLGCEELEWSPDGSALAVVGVTYVGEWADLSDEERARKPRRLTDVPFRFDNMGWTHDRRRHVWLVGADGDTGPRCLTEGEHDERFIAWRPDGSAVAFYTDRSPRRAFEDGSDLFEVDVKTGELRRIADRGSWAFPTFRPDGRLHAVGDPVPGSWPHLISVWRFDSEPVDLTGHLDRNVYSMTLGVAPRGPQWHGTSFFSVIEDAGRVGVVRVHENGAVDHLVDGDRAVKGLTVDGSGRRLAMIISSPTDPGEVYLWEDGEERCLTDLNAEFRALVPMVDPEHFQVVSGGIEVDAWAYVPPGEERVPVLLNIHGGPASQYGWGFFDEFQVYAGAGYAVVACNPRGSTGRGLDHVRAVVGDGWGVVDVEDVTSTIEEALRRYPRLDPERIGVMGGSYGGFLTAWLIARDHRYASAVVERALLSFTSFAGTSDIGATFPKSYAGVDLVEDPDILWQKSPLAVADQIQTPTLILHSENDFRCPIEQAEQLFMILKRQEVETEFLRFPGEGHELSRSGKPKHRQERFDAILDWHGRKLTSAG; encoded by the coding sequence ATGCAGGCTTCTGATCTCGCCCGGCTCGCCGTTCCTTCGGACCCGCAAATCAGTCCGGACGGCACTCGGGTTGCGTTCGTGGTGTCCCGCCCCTCTTTCGAGCAGGATCGCTACAACCGATCGATCTGGATCTGGGATGGAGAATCGGCCCGACCGTTCACGCACGGTCCCTCCGATTCCAATCCGCGCTGGTCTCCCGACGGTGAGTACCTGGCGTTTCTGCGCGGCGGAGAGACCGCTGAACAGCGACCACAGGCGGCAGTCATGCCGGCCGGGGGCGGCGAGGGCAGGACACTCACCGAAATTCCTCTGGGATGTGAGGAGTTGGAGTGGTCCCCCGATGGTTCCGCACTTGCGGTAGTCGGGGTCACGTATGTCGGTGAGTGGGCAGATCTGAGCGACGAAGAGCGCGCCCGCAAGCCTCGCCGGCTGACCGATGTGCCGTTTCGATTCGACAACATGGGTTGGACACACGATCGCAGACGGCACGTCTGGTTGGTCGGTGCCGATGGAGACACCGGGCCACGCTGTTTGACCGAGGGCGAGCATGATGAACGGTTCATTGCCTGGCGGCCCGATGGCTCTGCCGTCGCCTTCTACACCGATAGATCTCCGCGCCGAGCGTTCGAGGACGGCTCCGACCTGTTCGAGGTCGATGTCAAGACCGGAGAGCTGAGGAGAATCGCCGATCGAGGTTCTTGGGCCTTTCCGACCTTCAGGCCGGACGGAAGGCTCCATGCAGTCGGTGATCCGGTTCCCGGCAGCTGGCCGCACTTGATCTCCGTCTGGAGATTCGATTCCGAACCCGTGGATCTGACCGGTCACCTCGACCGTAACGTCTACTCGATGACTCTCGGCGTGGCCCCGCGCGGCCCTCAATGGCACGGCACCTCGTTCTTCTCGGTAATCGAGGACGCCGGGCGTGTCGGTGTCGTCAGAGTCCATGAAAATGGGGCGGTCGACCATCTCGTCGACGGCGACCGAGCGGTCAAGGGCTTGACCGTCGACGGCTCCGGTCGGCGCCTCGCCATGATCATCAGCAGCCCAACCGATCCGGGTGAGGTCTATCTCTGGGAAGACGGCGAGGAGCGTTGCCTGACCGACCTGAACGCCGAGTTCCGTGCGCTGGTGCCGATGGTCGACCCCGAGCACTTCCAGGTCGTCTCCGGTGGTATCGAAGTAGATGCATGGGCCTACGTGCCGCCGGGGGAGGAGCGCGTCCCGGTGCTCCTGAACATCCACGGCGGTCCCGCCAGCCAGTACGGATGGGGTTTCTTCGACGAGTTTCAGGTGTATGCAGGCGCCGGGTACGCGGTTGTTGCCTGCAACCCACGAGGATCCACGGGTCGCGGCCTCGATCATGTCAGGGCCGTTGTGGGAGACGGGTGGGGGGTTGTCGATGTGGAGGACGTCACCAGCACGATCGAGGAGGCCCTCCGCAGGTACCCGCGCCTCGACCCGGAGCGGATCGGTGTGATGGGGGGTTCCTACGGCGGGTTTCTCACCGCCTGGTTGATCGCCAGGGACCATCGTTACGCCTCCGCAGTGGTGGAGCGAGCGCTGCTCTCGTTCACATCGTTCGCAGGGACGTCCGATATCGGTGCCACGTTCCCGAAGTCCTACGCGGGAGTCGATCTCGTCGAGGATCCCGACATTCTCTGGCAGAAGAGCCCGCTGGCGGTTGCAGACCAGATCCAGACTCCGACACTCATCCTCCACTCCGAGAACGACTTCCGCTGTCCGATCGAGCAGGCGGAGCAGCTTTTCATGATCCTGAAACGCCAGGAAGTCGAAACCGAGTTCCTTCGCTTCCCCGGTGAGGGCCACGAGTTGTCCCGCTCCGGCAAGCCGAAACACCGGCAGGAGAGATTCGATGCGATCCTCGACTGGCACGGGCGCAAACTGACCTCCGCCGGATAG
- a CDS encoding phosphatidylglycerophosphatase A, with translation MPRLIASWFGSGLLLRAMRGSDTGSGTVGAALALVMSVGLGLMGWWVQALAAVTVAAVSVWAAGHFTEEGDPAWVVVDEAAGMFLATIGLIGWSAAVAFVVFRIADIFKQTPGVGVAERFHGGWGVTADDLVAGLYGLAAGWAFQILA, from the coding sequence ATGCCACGACTAATCGCCTCATGGTTCGGATCCGGTCTGCTATTGCGGGCAATGCGTGGTTCCGACACAGGATCCGGCACCGTCGGCGCCGCATTGGCGCTGGTGATGTCCGTCGGTCTCGGTCTGATGGGATGGTGGGTCCAGGCGCTGGCTGCGGTCACCGTGGCGGCAGTGTCGGTCTGGGCTGCCGGCCATTTCACCGAAGAGGGCGATCCGGCCTGGGTGGTCGTGGACGAAGCCGCAGGCATGTTCCTTGCCACCATCGGGCTGATCGGTTGGTCCGCGGCCGTCGCCTTCGTCGTCTTTCGCATCGCCGACATCTTCAAGCAAACCCCCGGCGTCGGTGTAGCGGAGCGATTCCACGGCGGCTGGGGGGTCACGGCGGACGACCTGGTCGCCGGCCTCTACGGGCTGGCTGCGGGATGGGCCTTCCAGATACTCGCGTAG
- the serA gene encoding phosphoglycerate dehydrogenase: MRPKVVIAETISQTGIDALGEHCDVHVAAGVSRADLLESVADANGLIVRSETNVDAELIRAAPILRVVGRAGVGVDNIDLRAATAAGILVVNAPQANIISAAEHTMALLLAQARNVAPADASMRAGRWDREKYQGIELHGKILGVVGLGRIGSLVAQRALSFGMRIIAFDPYVSSERGRRLGVEVAGHLDDLLAEADFITVHLPLNKQTLGLIGSESIAKMKDGVRIINTSRGGIVDEQALVDAVLSGKVAGAGLDVFHREPLADSPLRDVPEIVLTPHLGASTVEAQDKAGVDVADAVGAALRGELVLSAVNVDLGRNVADETREFLGVAEYLGAIFCRVAHGLPDRLVVRTEGRIAGFPIRPLRMSALKGAFNVISSAPVSFVNVESLAAESGLAVEEEASTESDEFVSLLRLSGVVAGRAVSIAGTMGRKGPHLVSIFGHDVELLMSRHMLLIRNSDVPGVIGRVGTYLGDIHVNIANMAVGQSPETGSAAMMGLSLDKALDEEQMAGLRALEGVEEAQQVELPI; this comes from the coding sequence TTCCCGGGCCGACTTGCTGGAGAGCGTGGCAGACGCCAACGGTTTGATAGTCAGGTCGGAAACGAATGTCGATGCCGAGTTGATTCGAGCTGCTCCGATCCTCCGTGTGGTGGGCCGAGCCGGGGTGGGGGTCGACAACATCGATCTGCGAGCTGCGACGGCCGCCGGAATCCTGGTGGTGAACGCTCCTCAGGCCAACATAATCAGCGCCGCAGAGCACACGATGGCACTGCTGCTCGCCCAGGCTCGCAACGTGGCGCCGGCAGATGCCAGCATGCGGGCGGGCCGCTGGGATCGGGAGAAGTACCAGGGCATCGAACTGCACGGCAAGATACTCGGTGTGGTCGGTCTCGGCCGGATCGGGTCGCTTGTTGCCCAACGGGCACTGTCGTTCGGTATGCGCATCATCGCCTTCGATCCGTATGTTTCGTCGGAACGCGGTCGCCGGCTCGGCGTCGAAGTCGCCGGGCACCTGGACGATTTGTTGGCGGAGGCCGACTTCATCACCGTCCATCTTCCGCTGAACAAGCAGACCCTCGGGCTGATCGGGAGCGAGAGCATCGCCAAGATGAAAGACGGTGTGCGAATCATCAACACCTCGCGCGGTGGCATCGTCGACGAGCAGGCCCTGGTGGACGCCGTGCTGTCCGGCAAGGTGGCGGGCGCCGGTCTGGACGTGTTCCACCGGGAACCTCTGGCCGACAGCCCTTTGCGGGACGTCCCCGAGATCGTCCTGACTCCCCATCTGGGGGCGTCGACGGTCGAAGCGCAGGACAAAGCAGGGGTAGATGTGGCGGATGCGGTAGGCGCCGCCTTGCGGGGCGAACTCGTCCTCTCCGCCGTCAACGTGGATCTCGGTCGGAACGTGGCGGACGAGACCCGCGAGTTTCTCGGTGTCGCCGAGTACCTGGGGGCGATCTTCTGTCGGGTTGCCCACGGTCTTCCCGACCGCCTGGTGGTGCGAACCGAGGGCCGGATCGCAGGGTTCCCGATCAGGCCGTTGCGGATGTCGGCGCTGAAAGGTGCGTTCAACGTCATCAGCTCGGCACCCGTCTCGTTCGTGAACGTCGAATCCCTGGCTGCCGAGAGCGGCCTGGCAGTGGAGGAAGAGGCATCGACGGAATCCGATGAGTTCGTTTCGTTGCTGCGCCTCTCAGGTGTCGTTGCCGGCCGGGCGGTGTCGATCGCGGGGACGATGGGGCGAAAAGGTCCGCACCTGGTATCGATCTTCGGACACGACGTCGAGCTGCTGATGTCTCGCCACATGTTGCTGATCCGCAACTCGGACGTGCCGGGCGTGATCGGACGGGTCGGTACCTATCTGGGCGACATTCACGTAAACATCGCCAACATGGCAGTCGGCCAGTCACCCGAGACGGGTAGCGCGGCGATGATGGGCCTCAGCCTCGACAAGGCACTCGATGAAGAGCAGATGGCTGGGCTCAGAGCGCTCGAAGGTGTCGAAGAGGCGCAGCAGGTGGAACTCCCCATCTAG